The following are from one region of the Pseudomonas putida genome:
- a CDS encoding SPOR domain-containing protein, which translates to MAAKKKPAPKRGASRQTAPAKQPIPGWVWLAVGLTVGAFIVFLMKLEPGGEDIKRTKPEQQKAEKVAEAGKPAQATPQQPVKPKYDFYTLLPESEVIVPPEAVPEKTPPVPAQPVTPVTPAEAAKIDTARAQAALMGQTPPPAPPVIKPAATTQFFLQAGSFRKQADADKVRAQIILLGQAVKVESGTVKDETWYRVLVGPFSNREQLTGAQKQLAGAGFSNLLLQQRQTRQ; encoded by the coding sequence TTGGCTGCCAAGAAAAAACCCGCACCCAAACGCGGCGCCAGCCGCCAGACGGCGCCGGCCAAGCAGCCGATCCCCGGTTGGGTATGGCTGGCGGTCGGCCTCACAGTAGGCGCGTTCATCGTGTTCCTGATGAAGCTCGAGCCCGGTGGCGAAGACATCAAGCGCACCAAGCCCGAGCAGCAGAAGGCGGAGAAAGTGGCTGAAGCCGGCAAGCCGGCACAGGCTACCCCACAGCAGCCAGTAAAGCCGAAGTACGACTTCTACACACTGCTGCCAGAGTCCGAGGTGATCGTGCCGCCAGAGGCCGTTCCAGAGAAGACGCCACCCGTCCCGGCCCAGCCAGTGACCCCGGTGACACCGGCCGAAGCGGCGAAGATCGACACGGCGCGAGCCCAGGCAGCATTGATGGGGCAGACCCCGCCACCGGCACCGCCGGTAATCAAACCGGCGGCGACCACCCAGTTCTTCCTGCAAGCAGGCTCGTTCCGCAAGCAGGCCGATGCCGACAAAGTACGCGCGCAGATCATTCTGCTGGGCCAGGCGGTGAAGGTAGAGTCAGGCACGGTCAAGGACGAAACCTGGTACCGCGTACTGGTGGGCCCGTTCAGCAATCGCGAGCAGCTGACCGGGGCGCAGAAGCAACTGGCCGGTGCAGGTTTCAGCAACCTGTTGCTGCAACAGCGGCAAACCCGTCAGTAA
- a CDS encoding TM2 domain-containing protein: MNSYQQGAPFHDTHSKTIGYLLWIFGFTGSHRFYYGKPVTGTIWFFTLGLLGIGWLIDLFLIPAMDREADLRFQSGRIDYNIAWILLTFLGVFGLHRLYQGKWVTAVIYFFTGGLFLVGVLYDFWTLNSQVSERNAGRG, encoded by the coding sequence ATGAACAGTTATCAACAAGGGGCGCCATTTCACGACACCCATAGCAAGACCATTGGCTATCTGCTATGGATTTTCGGCTTTACCGGATCGCACCGTTTCTATTACGGCAAGCCGGTAACTGGCACCATCTGGTTCTTCACCCTGGGCCTGCTGGGTATCGGCTGGTTGATCGACCTGTTTCTGATCCCGGCCATGGACCGTGAAGCCGACCTTAGGTTCCAGTCCGGGCGGATTGACTACAACATCGCCTGGATCCTGCTGACCTTCCTCGGTGTGTTTGGCCTGCACCGGCTGTATCAGGGCAAGTGGGTGACCGCGGTCATCTACTTCTTTACCGGCGGGCTGTTCCTGGTGGGGGTGCTGTATGACTTCTGGACGCTGAACAGCCAGGTTTCCGAGCGGAATGCGGGGCGGGGTTGA
- a CDS encoding C40 family peptidase has product MPPLLKTWLTLCLLLPLAAHATNREQRLPNGFTGYTTNASVRHAPVKQTALRTRPSNAASSSRGMPVAAMSPKQSSDVLSRAVNVLGTPYVWGGSSPKKGFDCSGLVKYAFNDVADVDLPRTSNAMAQGHGVKVAQDDLKPGDLIFFNIKSRRVNHVAIYLGNDRFIHAPRRGKRVSIDTLSKPYWQKHYVVAKRVLPKEQQQLNLAKR; this is encoded by the coding sequence ATGCCGCCTTTACTCAAGACATGGCTGACCCTCTGCCTATTATTGCCCCTGGCCGCCCACGCCACCAATCGTGAGCAACGTCTTCCCAATGGTTTCACCGGCTATACCACCAACGCCTCGGTGAGACACGCACCGGTCAAACAGACCGCGCTGCGCACCCGCCCAAGCAATGCTGCCAGCAGCAGCCGCGGCATGCCGGTCGCTGCCATGTCGCCGAAGCAGAGCAGCGATGTGCTCAGCCGTGCGGTGAATGTGCTCGGCACCCCTTATGTATGGGGCGGCAGCAGCCCGAAGAAAGGCTTCGACTGCAGCGGACTGGTCAAATATGCCTTCAACGACGTCGCCGACGTCGACCTGCCGCGCACCTCCAATGCCATGGCTCAGGGCCATGGTGTGAAGGTGGCCCAGGATGACCTGAAACCGGGTGACCTGATCTTCTTCAACATCAAGAGCCGCCGGGTGAACCATGTTGCCATCTACCTGGGCAACGACCGCTTCATCCATGCGCCACGCCGTGGCAAGCGGGTGAGCATCGACACCCTGAGCAAGCCTTACTGGCAGAAGCATTACGTAGTAGCCAAGCGAGTGTTGCCAAAAGAACAGCAGCAACTGAACCTGGCCAAGCGCTGA
- a CDS encoding PilT/PilU family type 4a pilus ATPase yields the protein MDVTDLLARAVDAGASDLHLAAGQIPMLRLDGELQRMALPTLSPDALIEGMAPMLDEAQRRQWTQGDELDLALELPALGRFRLNLFRQLQGPAATFRLIPGRIATLDELDLGDVFQAVAQGSDGLILVGGPTGSGKSSTLATLLDQLSRERALHIITLEDPVEVIHSSQRSLVNQREIGRHCGGFAQGLRSALRQDPDVIMIGELRDLETIRLALRAAETGHLVLATVHTRSAVNSVDRLVEVFAAEEKPLVRAMLAESLRLVVAQILVRRAGGGRVAAREVLVVTPAVRNLIREGRMAQLCSVMQAGGADGMRTMEGAMRGLRERGLIEDL from the coding sequence ATGGATGTGACCGACCTGTTGGCCCGGGCCGTGGATGCGGGGGCTTCCGACCTGCATCTGGCGGCGGGCCAGATACCGATGTTGCGCCTGGATGGCGAGTTGCAGCGCATGGCTCTGCCGACCTTGAGCCCGGACGCCTTGATCGAGGGCATGGCACCCATGCTGGATGAAGCCCAGCGCCGACAGTGGACCCAGGGAGATGAACTGGACCTGGCGCTGGAATTGCCGGCACTGGGGCGCTTTCGGCTGAACCTGTTTCGCCAGTTGCAGGGGCCGGCTGCCACCTTTCGCCTGATCCCGGGGCGTATCGCCACGCTCGATGAACTCGACCTAGGGGATGTGTTTCAAGCTGTTGCGCAGGGCAGCGATGGCTTGATACTCGTGGGTGGGCCGACCGGCAGCGGCAAGTCCAGCACCCTGGCGACGCTGCTCGACCAGCTGAGCCGTGAGCGGGCACTGCATATCATCACCCTCGAAGACCCTGTCGAAGTTATCCATAGCAGCCAGCGCAGCCTGGTCAACCAGCGTGAGATCGGTCGCCATTGCGGCGGGTTTGCCCAAGGGCTGCGCAGTGCCCTGCGTCAGGACCCGGATGTGATCATGATCGGGGAGCTGCGCGACCTGGAAACCATTCGCCTGGCCTTGCGCGCGGCGGAGACCGGGCACCTGGTGCTGGCGACCGTGCATACGCGTTCGGCGGTGAACAGCGTTGACCGGTTGGTGGAGGTGTTTGCTGCCGAAGAGAAGCCGCTGGTGCGGGCGATGCTGGCCGAGTCGTTGCGCCTGGTGGTGGCGCAAATATTGGTCAGGCGTGCGGGTGGAGGGCGGGTTGCGGCGCGTGAGGTGCTGGTGGTTACGCCAGCGGTGCGTAACCTGATTCGGGAAGGGCGGATGGCGCAGTTGTGTTCGGTGATGCAGGCGGGTGGTGCGGACGGGATGCGGACGATGGAGGGGGCGATGCGAGGACTGAGGGAGCGAGGGCTGATTGAGGACTTGTAG